A DNA window from Longimicrobiaceae bacterium contains the following coding sequences:
- a CDS encoding radical SAM protein, with protein sequence MSGRLELLESLITRFPHVPREAVLKEDLLRTGIAFDASALTENESGEVKPKSYFIFSFDHKTLPQLGEAAVRRPPEEVALTGGPFELRRTIVSVRTNPDSPYRISRGQDGALGLAVEGVPLADVTLPPMPEYYRHRLSNGKSVMEIAPTIQWGYLIYLTVLRLCQYFGAKEECQFCDINHNWRQHKQAGRPYTGVKPVEEVIEALEIIDRYDTAGAARAYTLTGGSITSTVEGLREAEFYGRYARAIEERFPGRWIGKVVAQALPKEEARIFKEHGIRIYHPNYEVWDEEIFKRVSPGKERYVGRSEWHRRILDARDIFGARYVIPNFVAGVEMARPYGFTSVDEAIRSTAEGLDYFMSRGVTPRFTTWCPEPTTPLGKANPEGAPLEYHIRLLEVYRETMEKYGHRPPPGYGPPGPGVAVFSVSSFMDSLAGDEVGVEGVGSSNS encoded by the coding sequence ATGAGCGGCCGTCTTGAGCTTCTGGAGTCCCTGATTACCCGCTTCCCCCACGTTCCGCGGGAGGCGGTGCTGAAGGAAGACCTGCTGCGTACCGGCATCGCCTTCGACGCCTCGGCCCTCACGGAGAACGAGAGCGGAGAGGTGAAGCCGAAGTCGTACTTCATCTTCTCCTTCGACCATAAGACCCTGCCGCAGCTTGGGGAGGCAGCGGTGCGGCGCCCGCCCGAGGAGGTCGCGCTCACCGGCGGGCCTTTCGAGCTGCGTCGCACGATCGTCTCCGTGCGCACCAATCCCGACTCCCCCTATCGCATCTCGCGCGGGCAGGATGGCGCGCTCGGGCTCGCCGTGGAGGGCGTGCCACTGGCCGACGTCACGTTGCCGCCAATGCCGGAGTACTACCGTCACCGGCTGTCGAACGGGAAGTCGGTGATGGAGATCGCCCCCACCATCCAGTGGGGATACCTGATCTATCTCACCGTTCTTCGCCTCTGCCAGTACTTCGGGGCGAAGGAGGAGTGCCAGTTCTGTGACATCAACCACAACTGGCGGCAGCACAAGCAGGCGGGGCGGCCGTACACGGGGGTGAAGCCGGTCGAGGAGGTCATCGAGGCGCTAGAGATCATCGACCGGTACGACACGGCCGGCGCGGCGCGCGCCTACACGCTCACCGGTGGTAGCATCACCTCCACCGTGGAGGGGCTGCGCGAGGCCGAATTCTATGGGCGTTACGCGCGGGCGATCGAGGAGCGCTTCCCCGGCCGCTGGATCGGCAAGGTGGTGGCGCAGGCGCTCCCCAAGGAGGAGGCCCGCATCTTCAAGGAGCACGGGATCCGGATCTACCACCCCAACTACGAGGTGTGGGACGAGGAGATCTTCAAGCGTGTGTCGCCGGGCAAGGAGCGCTACGTGGGGCGGTCGGAGTGGCATCGCCGCATCCTCGACGCACGCGACATCTTCGGGGCCCGCTACGTGATCCCCAACTTCGTGGCCGGCGTGGAGATGGCGCGTCCGTATGGCTTCACCTCGGTGGACGAGGCGATCCGATCAACAGCCGAGGGGCTCGATTATTTCATGTCTCGCGGGGTGACGCCGCGTTTCACCACCTGGTGCCCGGAGCCCACCACGCCCCTGGGGAAGGCCAATCCGGAAGGAGCCCCGCTGGAGTACCACATCCGGCTGCTCGAGGTGTACCGCGAGACGATGGAGAAGTACGGCCACCGCCCACCGCCGGGCTATGGCCCCCCCGGCCCCGGCGTCGCCGTGTTCTCGGTCAGCTCGTTTATGGATTCGTTGGCTGGGGACGAGGTGGGAGTTGAGGGAGTTGGGAGTTCGAACTCCTAA
- a CDS encoding acetyl-CoA C-acetyltransferase, which yields MGTQRHEADVVFLSAKRTPFGTFGGSLKDFSATDLGAHVARAALDASGVAAAEVGHVIFGNALQTSADALYLARHIGLKAGLPEAVPALTVNRLCGSGFQAVVSGAMEILLGECDVVVCGGTESMSQAPHVVRGARWGEQRLGSAGQFYQDLLWEALTDPVAGCSMAMTAENLAERYQLTREEVDEYAARSQRLAHAAWEAGHFASQIVPIRVGRGKNEREFTRDEHIRPETTPEILAGLKPYFKEGGTVTAGNASGIGDGAAAMVIASGEWASKRDLRPLGRLVAWGVAGVEPAYMGIGPAPASRLALDHAGLTLDQIDLVEINEAFASQYCAVEKELGLDRERTNVSGGAIAITHPLGASGARITVHLLHELKRRGLRLGLGSACIGGGQGIAVIVEAF from the coding sequence ATGGGAACCCAGCGGCACGAAGCCGACGTCGTCTTCCTTTCCGCCAAGAGGACACCTTTCGGTACTTTTGGCGGCTCGCTCAAGGACTTCAGCGCCACCGATCTGGGCGCACACGTCGCGCGGGCGGCGCTGGATGCCTCGGGCGTGGCGGCGGCCGAGGTCGGCCACGTGATCTTCGGAAACGCTCTGCAGACTTCAGCCGATGCGCTGTACCTGGCCCGGCACATCGGGTTGAAGGCGGGCCTTCCGGAAGCGGTACCCGCCCTCACCGTGAACCGCCTGTGCGGATCGGGATTCCAGGCGGTGGTGAGCGGCGCCATGGAGATCCTGCTGGGCGAGTGTGACGTGGTGGTCTGCGGCGGGACGGAATCGATGAGCCAGGCGCCGCACGTGGTACGCGGCGCCCGCTGGGGGGAGCAGCGCCTGGGATCGGCGGGTCAGTTCTACCAGGATCTCCTCTGGGAGGCCCTCACCGATCCGGTGGCGGGCTGCTCGATGGCAATGACCGCGGAGAACCTGGCCGAGCGGTATCAGCTGACCCGCGAGGAGGTGGACGAATACGCCGCACGGTCGCAGCGGCTCGCGCACGCAGCCTGGGAGGCGGGCCACTTCGCCTCGCAGATCGTCCCCATCCGGGTCGGTCGCGGGAAGAACGAGCGCGAGTTCACCCGCGACGAGCACATCCGGCCGGAGACCACACCCGAAATCCTGGCGGGGCTCAAGCCGTACTTCAAGGAGGGCGGGACCGTCACCGCAGGGAACGCTTCGGGAATCGGCGATGGCGCGGCGGCGATGGTGATCGCTTCCGGGGAGTGGGCGAGCAAGCGCGATCTGCGCCCGCTCGGACGGCTGGTGGCCTGGGGCGTGGCGGGCGTCGAACCTGCCTACATGGGGATCGGGCCGGCGCCTGCCTCGCGGCTCGCCCTCGACCACGCGGGGCTCACGCTCGATCAGATCGATCTGGTGGAGATCAACGAGGCCTTCGCCTCGCAATACTGCGCAGTGGAGAAGGAGCTAGGCCTCGACCGTGAGCGCACGAACGTCTCCGGAGGGGCAATCGCCATCACCCACCCGCTGGGCGCCTCGGGGGCGCGCATCACCGTGCACCTGCTTCACGAGCTGAAGCGGCGCGGCCTGCGGCTGGGGCTGGGGAGCGCGTGCATTGGTGGCGGGCAGGGAATCGCAGTGATCGTGGAGGCTTTCTGA
- a CDS encoding 3-hydroxybutyryl-CoA dehydrogenase, with the protein MTEIRRVGVLGCGLMGSGIAQACATAGYETVVREVSEELISRGMDAIARGLQRAVEKDRMSAAERDRALERITATIELTDLAGCDLVIEAVVEDLEVKNSLWRELEGICAEDAIFASNTSSLPISEMAASLRRPDRLVGLHFFNPVAMMPLVEVVRTIATDPSVFETAVAFARSLGKETIECKDRSGFVVNLLLVPFMMDAIRAVEQGVASIEDIDRAMRLGAGHPMGPLALCDFVGLDTLDRIGEIMFREYREKRYASPPLLKRMVALGYVGKKAGRGFYDYTKEPVEPVGGIGPGS; encoded by the coding sequence ATGACCGAGATCCGTCGGGTAGGCGTGCTCGGTTGCGGGCTGATGGGAAGTGGTATCGCGCAGGCGTGCGCGACGGCCGGCTACGAGACCGTGGTTCGCGAAGTGAGCGAGGAGCTGATCTCGCGCGGAATGGATGCCATTGCGCGAGGGCTCCAACGGGCTGTGGAGAAAGACCGCATGTCCGCGGCCGAGCGCGATCGCGCGCTGGAGCGCATCACGGCGACCATCGAGCTGACGGACCTTGCGGGGTGCGACCTCGTGATCGAGGCGGTGGTCGAGGATCTCGAGGTGAAGAATTCGCTCTGGCGTGAGCTGGAGGGGATCTGTGCGGAAGACGCGATCTTTGCCTCCAACACCTCCTCCCTCCCCATCTCCGAGATGGCGGCCTCCCTGCGCCGGCCGGATCGCTTGGTGGGGCTGCACTTCTTCAATCCGGTGGCGATGATGCCGCTGGTCGAGGTCGTGCGCACCATCGCCACCGATCCATCCGTCTTCGAGACTGCCGTCGCTTTCGCGCGCTCGCTGGGCAAGGAGACGATCGAATGTAAAGATCGCTCCGGTTTCGTGGTCAACCTCCTGCTCGTCCCCTTCATGATGGACGCCATTCGCGCGGTCGAGCAGGGCGTGGCGTCCATCGAGGACATCGACCGCGCCATGCGTCTCGGTGCCGGCCACCCCATGGGACCGCTGGCCCTATGCGACTTCGTCGGCCTGGACACCCTCGACCGCATCGGTGAGATCATGTTCCGCGAGTACCGTGAGAAGCGCTACGCCTCGCCCCCGTTGCTCAAGCGGATGGTCGCGCTGGGGTATGTGGGGAAGAAGGCGGGAAGGGGGTTCTATGACTATACGAAGGAGCCGGTGGAGCCGGTGGGGGGAATTGGGCCGGGAAGTTGA
- a CDS encoding quinone-dependent dihydroorotate dehydrogenase has translation MSLIYRLARAPLFRMPPETAHEVVTGWLETAFATRAARTAARAFFEVRDPTLHVQRWGIDFPNPVGLAAGFDKAGSAFNALGALGFGFIEIGTVTAEAQPGNPRPRLFRLPEDEALLNRMGFNNPGAAAVAHHLQRTPIEPILGINLGKSKVTPLEKAAEDYLRSLDLLLPFARYLVVNVSSPNTPGLRSLQETEPLRALLRAVVERARARAAGGSPPPVLVKLSPDLTDTQAEEAVDIAAAERVSGVIAVNTTVERTGLRTPANEVERLGLGGISGRPLRRRALELVARIYKHTGGRIPIIGVGGIFTAGDAWERLRAGASLLQVYTGFIYQGPTIARDINRGLLARMRREGVRSIEEVVGSGG, from the coding sequence GTGTCGCTGATTTACCGTCTGGCGCGTGCTCCGCTCTTCCGCATGCCGCCGGAGACCGCCCACGAAGTGGTCACCGGATGGCTCGAGACCGCCTTCGCCACCCGCGCGGCACGCACTGCGGCACGAGCCTTCTTCGAGGTCCGCGATCCGACCCTCCACGTGCAGCGGTGGGGGATCGACTTTCCCAATCCCGTCGGGCTGGCCGCCGGCTTCGACAAGGCTGGCTCGGCCTTCAACGCCCTCGGGGCGCTGGGTTTCGGATTCATAGAGATCGGCACGGTCACGGCTGAAGCACAGCCGGGCAACCCGCGGCCCCGGCTCTTCCGCTTGCCGGAGGACGAAGCTCTCCTGAACCGGATGGGATTCAACAATCCGGGTGCCGCCGCGGTGGCGCACCACCTCCAGCGCACGCCCATTGAGCCGATCCTCGGGATCAACCTGGGAAAGAGCAAGGTCACGCCGCTGGAGAAGGCCGCGGAGGACTACCTTCGTAGCCTCGATCTGCTGCTTCCCTTTGCTCGCTACCTCGTCGTCAACGTCAGCTCGCCCAACACCCCCGGCCTCCGCTCGCTTCAGGAGACCGAGCCGCTACGGGCGCTGCTGCGGGCGGTGGTGGAGAGAGCCCGGGCGCGAGCCGCGGGAGGCTCGCCTCCACCGGTGCTGGTGAAGCTCTCCCCGGACCTGACCGATACGCAGGCGGAAGAGGCGGTGGACATCGCGGCCGCGGAGCGCGTTTCCGGTGTGATCGCGGTGAACACCACCGTCGAACGGACGGGGCTACGGACACCCGCTAACGAAGTCGAGCGTCTGGGGCTGGGGGGCATCAGCGGGAGACCCCTGCGTCGGCGCGCCCTGGAGCTGGTCGCTCGGATTTACAAGCATACCGGTGGTCGCATCCCGATCATCGGGGTGGGAGGCATCTTCACCGCGGGGGATGCATGGGAGCGCCTGCGTGCAGGCGCCAGCCTGCTGCAGGTCTACACCGGCTTCATCTACCAGGGCCCCACCATCGCCCGCGACATCAACCGCGGGCTCCTCGCGCGGATGCGACGTGAGGGGGTCCGCTCGATCGAGGAGGTCGTGGGGAGCGGAGGCTAA
- the hisG gene encoding ATP phosphoribosyltransferase, whose protein sequence is MSAVPLRVALPKGRLMPQVLKLWAQLGCEVPEEALGSRRLILPCENGRFEFLPVKNRDVPTYVEAGVADLGVVGLDVLREQRPDVLQPLDLGLGACRMAVAAPRGTPYPRLPGAVTPRVATKYIATARQFFAEAGVQVELVRITGSVELAPLLGLSHWIVDLVETGRTLEENGLVVLDTIFASSARLIVNRASHKLRLEEHQRLIGELEEVLRGARK, encoded by the coding sequence ATGAGCGCGGTCCCTCTGCGGGTGGCGCTACCCAAAGGCCGGTTGATGCCTCAGGTGCTGAAGCTCTGGGCACAGCTCGGCTGTGAGGTCCCCGAGGAAGCGCTAGGCAGCCGCCGCCTCATCCTCCCTTGCGAAAACGGCCGGTTCGAGTTTCTCCCGGTCAAGAACCGCGACGTCCCCACCTACGTGGAGGCCGGCGTGGCCGATCTCGGCGTGGTGGGGCTGGACGTGCTCAGGGAGCAGCGTCCGGACGTGCTGCAGCCGCTCGATCTGGGGCTGGGAGCCTGCCGAATGGCGGTGGCCGCGCCGCGCGGCACGCCCTATCCGCGCCTGCCCGGCGCCGTTACCCCGCGGGTGGCCACCAAGTATATCGCCACGGCCCGGCAGTTCTTCGCCGAGGCAGGGGTTCAGGTGGAGCTGGTGCGGATTACCGGTTCGGTAGAGCTGGCCCCTTTGCTGGGGCTCTCGCACTGGATCGTCGACCTCGTGGAGACCGGTCGTACGCTGGAGGAGAACGGGCTGGTCGTCCTCGACACGATCTTCGCTTCTTCGGCGCGGCTGATCGTGAACCGGGCGAGCCATAAGCTGCGGCTGGAAGAGCATCAACGACTGATTGGCGAGCTGGAGGAGGTCCTGCGTGGCGCAAGGAAGTAG
- a CDS encoding L-threonylcarbamoyladenylate synthase, with product MIIETVDSARPYGPAIERAAEILRAGGVVAFPTETVYGLGANALDEAAVEKIFEVKGRPSYNPLIVHVGSTELARELVTEWPDAAGYLASRFWPGPLTLVLPKRPDVPDRVTAGLPTVAVRVPHHPVALALLRSSGLPVAAPSANPFTRISPTTAEHVRLGLGERVDMILDAGPTPVGIESTVLDLTGEVPRLLRPGTISREALEAIVGPIEVPGDASTEAGDAPRSSPGMVGQHYAPKGELRLFEPEARARMVDVARDSVARGRRVGALLLRPLDVEVHKRIKMPAEPSAYAARLYSALHELDAQGCDVILADAVPHDGEWAGVRDRLTRAARTG from the coding sequence ATGATCATCGAGACGGTCGATTCGGCGCGTCCGTACGGCCCCGCGATCGAGCGCGCCGCCGAGATCCTGCGTGCTGGCGGGGTGGTCGCATTCCCTACGGAAACGGTGTACGGGCTGGGGGCGAACGCGCTCGATGAAGCGGCGGTCGAAAAGATCTTCGAGGTCAAGGGCCGGCCGTCGTACAACCCGCTGATCGTGCACGTGGGTTCGACGGAGCTGGCCCGCGAGCTGGTGACCGAGTGGCCCGATGCAGCGGGATATCTGGCGTCCCGCTTCTGGCCGGGTCCGCTGACCCTGGTGCTGCCCAAGCGACCGGACGTGCCGGACCGTGTGACAGCGGGGCTGCCGACCGTGGCGGTGCGCGTGCCACACCATCCGGTCGCGCTCGCGCTGCTGCGGAGCTCGGGGCTTCCCGTCGCCGCGCCGAGCGCCAACCCCTTCACCCGGATCTCGCCCACCACGGCCGAGCACGTCCGGCTCGGTCTGGGCGAGCGCGTCGACATGATCCTGGACGCCGGGCCGACGCCCGTGGGGATCGAATCGACAGTCCTCGACCTCACCGGTGAGGTTCCCCGACTGCTGCGGCCGGGTACGATTTCCCGCGAGGCGCTGGAGGCGATCGTCGGGCCGATCGAGGTCCCTGGTGATGCTTCGACAGAGGCGGGAGATGCCCCGCGATCGTCGCCCGGGATGGTGGGGCAGCACTACGCACCAAAAGGGGAGCTGCGGCTCTTCGAGCCGGAGGCGCGCGCAAGGATGGTGGACGTGGCGCGTGATTCCGTGGCGCGCGGGCGTCGCGTAGGTGCCCTGCTACTCCGCCCGTTGGACGTCGAGGTGCACAAGCGGATCAAAATGCCTGCCGAGCCCTCCGCTTATGCGGCGCGGCTGTACTCCGCGTTGCACGAGCTCGACGCGCAGGGGTGCGACGTCATCCTCGCCGACGCCGTGCCGCACGACGGCGAGTGGGCCGGCGTGCGCGACCGGCTGACACGCGCCGCGCGAACTGGATGA
- the hisD gene encoding histidinol dehydrogenase translates to MAQGSSEVGIRIKRAQPPFTELRAMMRAASTSDPELSSRVSAILQTVAKDGDAALIRLARELDGATEERVADLRVSREELARAADALPDPVRAALEGAARNVRRFHERQLERGFLDFFPDGSVLGQRVLPLRRVGVYVPGGRASYPSSVLMNVIPARVAGVDEIVMVSPTPDGANPVVLAAAHLAGVTELYRVGGAHAVAALAYGTDTIAPVDKIVGPGNRWVAEAKRQVFGRVDIDMVAGPSEILVIADETADPVHVAADLIGQAEHDPDAIAWLVTTSEGLAAAVPDALDRLLIANPRAEIARAALAAYGLILVVPDLAAAAAAADLRAPEHLELLVREPLALAGKIRNAGAIFLGSHSPEPVGDYFAGPNHVLPTGGTARWASPLGVYDFLKRTSLIGYSAERLQQDAADVIRLAEAEGLHGHAEAVRVRLAASPREGTPTKDRS, encoded by the coding sequence GTGGCGCAAGGAAGTAGCGAAGTGGGCATCCGAATCAAGCGCGCGCAGCCCCCTTTCACGGAGCTGCGCGCGATGATGCGCGCCGCCTCCACCTCCGACCCGGAGCTGTCCAGCCGGGTCTCCGCAATTCTGCAGACGGTGGCCAAGGATGGCGACGCCGCATTGATCCGCTTGGCCCGCGAGCTCGACGGAGCGACGGAGGAGCGGGTAGCGGATCTCCGGGTGTCGCGTGAGGAGCTCGCCCGCGCCGCCGACGCGCTGCCGGATCCAGTGCGCGCCGCCCTGGAGGGTGCCGCCAGAAACGTCCGGCGCTTTCACGAGCGGCAGCTGGAGCGCGGGTTTCTCGACTTCTTTCCCGACGGAAGCGTGCTCGGTCAGCGGGTGCTGCCGCTGCGCCGCGTGGGCGTCTACGTGCCGGGCGGGCGAGCGAGCTACCCCTCGTCTGTGTTGATGAACGTGATCCCGGCACGGGTGGCGGGCGTGGACGAGATCGTCATGGTCAGCCCCACCCCCGACGGCGCCAACCCGGTCGTGCTGGCCGCGGCTCACCTGGCCGGGGTGACCGAGCTCTACCGGGTGGGCGGGGCACACGCCGTCGCGGCGCTTGCCTATGGCACGGACACCATTGCGCCCGTCGACAAGATCGTCGGTCCGGGGAACCGCTGGGTGGCGGAAGCGAAGCGCCAGGTCTTCGGCCGGGTGGACATCGACATGGTGGCCGGCCCTTCCGAGATCCTGGTGATCGCGGACGAGACCGCCGACCCGGTCCACGTAGCGGCCGACCTGATCGGCCAGGCGGAGCACGATCCCGACGCGATCGCCTGGCTGGTGACCACCTCCGAGGGCCTCGCCGCCGCGGTGCCGGACGCTCTAGATCGGCTGCTGATCGCGAATCCGCGGGCCGAGATCGCCCGGGCTGCCCTCGCCGCGTACGGCCTCATCCTGGTCGTCCCGGACCTTGCGGCCGCGGCCGCGGCCGCGGATCTCCGGGCGCCCGAGCACCTCGAGCTGCTCGTTCGCGAGCCGCTCGCCCTCGCCGGGAAGATCCGCAACGCGGGCGCGATCTTCCTGGGGAGCCATTCTCCCGAGCCCGTGGGCGACTACTTCGCGGGGCCGAACCATGTTCTGCCGACGGGGGGCACAGCGCGCTGGGCATCGCCGCTCGGCGTCTACGATTTCCTGAAGCGCACCAGCCTGATCGGCTACTCGGCCGAGCGTCTCCAGCAGGACGCCGCGGACGTGATCCGCCTCGCGGAAGCCGAGGGTCTGCATGGGCACGCGGAGGCGGTGCGGGTGCGTCTGGCGGCATCGCCCCGCGAGGGGACACCAACCAAGGATCGATCGTGA